agatccctcgcacgTGTAGTTCACAATAGgtttcgtgctcctatgagaatcccatgccactgctgatctgcccagaggcggagctcaggcggtaatgctcacctgcccaccactcacctcctgctgtgcagcttgcttcctaacaggccacagaccagtaccagcccaggggttggggaaccCCTAATCTAGAGAATACACCCGACAACCAATCCATCAGTAACTCCTGCTAACTACGTTGAGCTAAATTCTCCCCACCTCTTCTGCTTGCCTGGTCCAAGCCAGTATCATTTCATGCCTAGATATAGCAACTAGTCTTCCTAGTTCCACACAGCAaccttttaacttttaaaatttatgtcagATCGTAATAGTTCTGTGTTAAAAATCCTCTGtgacagccgggcgcggtggctcaggcctgtaatcccagcaccttgggaggccgaggcgtgtggatcgcctgaggtcaggggttcgtgaccagcctcacaagcatggagaaaccccatctctactaaaaatacaaaaactagccgggtgcggtggcacagccctgtaatcccagctacccagaggctaaggcatgagaatcgcttgaacctgggaggcggaggttgcagtgagccaagattgtgccattgcactgcagcctggcaacagagtgagactctgtcttaaaaaaaaaaaaaaaaaaaaaatcctctgcgGCTTCTTTTTCAGAAAACCCAAAGCCTTACAACAATGGCCCACAAAATACAAAGCACACAATCTGATTATCAGTTAACTCTCTGGCTTCATCTATTACGGTCTCCCCCATTCGGCTCCAGACACATTAGCTCCATGCTCCTCAGACATACCAGGCATACTTGTGCTTCTAGGTCTTTGTCCTTCTGAGTTCCTTCTGCCTGGCAAGCTCCTCCCCGCACCAGATACTATAATGGCTCTTTCAGAACATTCAGATCTCTACTTCGCCTTATCAGAGTAGCTTGACCACCtttatctaaaacaaaacaactccCTCCCAGAATTGCCTATTCACTTacctcatttgttttgttttgtttttgagaaaaggtcttgccctgtcgcccaggctggagagcagtggtgagatcatagctcactgcagcctcaaactcctgggctcaagtgatcttcctgcctcagcctcctgagtagttgccactaaaagtgtgagccaccacacctggctaaatttttcttttttgtagagacagagtctccctatgttgactaggctggtctcaaactcctgagctcaagccatcctcccacctcagcctcccaaagccctgggcatcagccactgtgcccggccctgttttCTTCCCACCATTTATCACCagctgatattttatattttctcctctttcatCTCCACAAAGCTTTTGTGAGAACAagaattttttgttgttcattCTTACATTCTCAGTGTCTTGCACATAAAAGTTgctcaataaatttctgttgaatCAGAGACTACTTTGTTGATAGACTGTAATATCCTCTTATTTCTCTCTACTCGCTTTATACAATTTGATGTGCTGTTCCTACCAAATGAGACAATCAAAATGAGAATATTAATACATCTGCTCAACTGTGAAAAGATGCCGGTACTGTGGGGGAAGGGATGGGAGCACTGGGAAAAACTATGGTAGCTTGTCTAATGCTTCACCGCCCACTTGAGACTTCAAGAGGACACGGTACACTAGATAAGAATCACTGCACACGACAGTACCTGTGCAATAGGAACCGCACACAGGGTTACTCCAAAGCCAACCGTCACAGTTTTGTGCCATGGTCTTATCAATTCTGAGAAACACCGCTTCTTAAAGTTAGCCACAACAGGAACACACAAACACTGTCTGTATCTGGAAGTAGAAGTCAGATTTCATAAGGCACGACCGCCAATCTGTAACAGGCTCTTGGATTTACTTGCAGGGGCTGTAAACTCAAACTCGAGCCAAGCAGGAACCTAAACGAGGATGCAGGACAGCTGAGGGGTTTTGAAATTTTCAACATACACCAAGTTTAAAATGTTGCCTCAGGCAGGgtgttggtggctcacgcctgtaatcctagcacttggaaggccaagggcaaggcgggaggatcacttgagcccaggagttcacgaccagcctgggcaacatggctggCAACATGACCccgtgtctattaaaaaaaaataagtaaataaaggccgaggcgggtggatcacttgaggtcaggagttcgaaatctgcctggccaacatggtgaaaccccatctctacttaaaacacaaaaattagcccggagtggtggcacgctcctgtaatcccagctactcgggaggctgaggcaggagaatcgcttgaacctgcgaagcagaggttgcagtgagccaagagcgccccactgcacttcagcctgggcaacagagcgagactgagtctcaaacaaaacaagaagaaaaaaaaaaattagccgggcgtggtggcgggcgcctgcaatcccagctactcgggaggctgaggctgagaaccgcttgaacccgggaggcacaggttgcagtgagctgagatctcgccactgcactccagcctgggcgacagaggcagatcttgtctcaaaaaaattaaaataaaatgttgccgTTAAACTTTTTAGAAACGGATGCCACAATAACCGCTCCTGCAGGCAGAATTTAGCTCTGGACCCCTGGCCTGGGTGCCAGTTGTGTGTGACGGTCCCGCTACCATCGCCCAGGAGCCTGCCGCGCTAGGTAGGGAGCCCTGCGCCAGCTCCCCTGGCCCCTTCTGCCCTCGGGAGGACGTCTTCAGACGCTCGTCTCCCTTCCCGGACTCCCCCATGCCGtgtccctcctcctctccacGTCTCCTGAGGGACTTCGAGTGGCTGACGAGGGCTGGTCAGGAGGCGGAGCAGCCCCAAGAAGGCAGCCCGAGGTCTCGGGGACTCGTTTCTGGAAGATGGACGAACTGAAAAGGAAGCCGGGCTTGACCCAGGGGGCGGAGGCGGGGCTGTCCTCAGTCCTCCCGACCTGGGCGAGACGCCGCGACCCAGCTGGACGGACGAGGGATGAGCGCGTAAGGAAGGCGGGCGCCGTGGGCCGGGCCACAGCGCTGTCCGCGTCGGTCCCTCCCTCTGGTCCTGTCCCCTCTACGCGGCGGCAGCGGTACCTGAAGAATGAAGCTACGCTGCGCGACAGCCAACTCTTCAGAGCCGCCATTGTGCAGCGCGCGGACGCCAGACGCACACACCGGAAGTGACGCAGCTTCGTGAGCGCGGAGCTGGGCACGGCCTCCACCTGAGGGCGCCTCGCCCCATAGCCACGCCCCCACCCAAGGAAGCAGTCGGGATTGGGCAGACAGGGGGAAAGGGGGCGAGGCTTAGGGCAAAGGCTGTAACGGCCGCGCAAGGCAACCAACCGCCGGAACTTCCGCGCGGGGCGGGGCATATGCAGGGCCTGAGGGCGCGGAGGTGGGTCCGGCGCGGAGCTGAGTCGGGCGCCGTGACGCTGGCGGGTGGGCGGGGATTCAGTTCGGGCCAGGGCTTGAAGGGAATTTCCTGGTGAGTTAGGGAGGCGGGGCCGGGCGGGAGGCGGGGCCGGGCGGGAGGCGGGGCCGGGCGGGAGGCGGGGCCGGGCGGGAGGCGGGGCCGGGCGGGAGGCGGGGCCGGGCGGGAGGCGGGGCCGGGCGCGGCGACGGCGCTGTCACTTCAGCACCAGGAAGTAAGTGGTCCAGCCGGCCAGCAGCAGCGCCCCGATGAGCACCGTGTAGCTGAGGAGCACGAAGGCGAGCAGCTCCCGCAGCACCTGCAGCACGTGGACGGTGGACGAGGCCGGCATCGCGCTGCGCGGGAGCCCCAAGACGGTCGGCGGCCTGCCGGGCTGGCGCCGTCCCAGAGGGGCGGACGGGAACACACGAGGTCCTGGCCCTCGAAACAGCAAACGAAGGCCAGGAAGCCCACAGTGCCGACCTCCCCAACAGCCTCCTGGACGCTCGCTTCTCGGTTACACTGGAGAATCCTTCTCAACCCAAACTGCCCTCGTTCTTCGGCTCTGATCCGGGCTGAGGAGGCAGAAGCCCGGCTCTTCCCCGCGCCCCGCAGCTGCATGAGTTTTCCTCCCCGGCCCGCTCCTCCCACCACCTCCTGCATTTTTAATGCTGTGAGTGCCGCTAATGCGCTGGTggagtaaacctttcttttcccgTCACTCAAGCTGCAGCCCCAGCTGCGGCCCTGgctggaaggggaaggggagagagaccCATTTGGGCAGGAGGAAGGCACAGGCCCAAACCTGCTCTTCTGTGAGTCCCCTGGCCCCAAGGCTTGCCAGCAGCAGAGCTGGAGGATCTTTGCTTTGTGGTCCGGCATGCTTGCCTTCTGgccagctgggactgcagggtgCCAGGCGGTGGGTGGGCATCAATCCGATCCTgggctcacccccacccccaccgtgCTCTGTGCATCTGCCCCAGCCCTGCTAACTTCCACCAGAGACGGCATCAGACAGTAAGAACCCCACACCAGCTCATCAGACAGTAGGAACCCTACAACACCTCCAATGCTGCTTTGCCCAGCCACTCCCCACAGTGTCAGGCACTGgcttccttctctccccacctcACTTACTTGGCAAAGTTTCCACGACTCTTCCACCCTGAAGCTCCGCGGTTCTGTCTGCTCTGGTGCCCAAAGGTAGCTTGTGTGTATTCTGCGATCTCGGCAGAACTGAGATTTTCAAGCAGCGGCACTCAACAACTAGGTGTGGTCTAGAGACCAATTACAACCTCCGCGTGGTCCCCGAGCTCTCAGGGAGCTGCGCACAGGCGTTCCCAGCCCAGGCGGGGCGCTGGCAACCCTGCCCGCCCTCCGCCTGTGTCGCCACCACAGCCCACTGGGCTCAGATGTGGTTTCACAGACCCAGACGGGCTGAGCAGGCGGCACACTAGTGGGTATTTCAAGCcccttcttgtttttttctgaacATTGTAAGGGGTTATGGGGTTATAGTGCCAACAGTTTCGTTTCTAACAAACACATTGAGAGCAGTCCCATCTCCTCCGAGTCTGGGCACCAGAAGAACCACTGGACAGTGTTCACTTGCGACAGCCCAACTACTAAAGCAAAAGCTGTTGTCTTAAAAAACATGCAAGTGCAAGCATGCACGGGTGGGAGAACCAAGCTTAAGTGACCGAGATCTCCTGAGTGATTGATTCCGATTTACAAAGAGTTTTGCAGCTTACAGACTCATTATACAGATGCTTTCCCAATGTGACACTTCCAATTTCACCTCCTCACAATGTGAGGCAAAAGGAGCCAGTGAGGATTTCTGCAAAGAACAGACACTTTCCCAGATGCAACAACAAAGGAAACGAAAGCATAAACTATGCTGCTTCTGATTATTTTGCTTGTTGCCGTAGTTTTTAGTTCAAGACTGTTTTCTGACCTTTGAAAAGAGCAGGCAGTGTGGACATCAACCCTTTTATCAACATCATCATCCAGAAGCAAATGGCTCCTTAATTTAATCAGGATCTCTTATTATCAAATTATTGCCTTGGCCACAGTGAGGCTGAAAACAGGAGCAGAACATTATCAAGCTGCTCAGGAAGCCAGTGAGTAGTAATTACTCCCCCAGAGAACTGGTCATCTTCCGTGTCCTACCTAGTGGAAACGGAGTACAGCTAAGATTTATACCCTCCTCCACACCAAAATAATGGATGAAACAGACAGGCTATTAAAAATAGGCCTGATTCTGTTCCCTTTTAACTCTCACATCCTTCAAATGGATGTCTCCAGGCAGTTAAGTGTTCTAGCCTTTGCGGCCCCTTGTTACCGCCTGATTTTGGGTGTTTTACAGCAACGGAGTAACTTAAGCAAAGAAACACTATGTGGCTTGAAATTCACACTAAtccatttagaaataaaagaatctgagaaattttaaataactggCTTTTTCTTCTGTTGTCTGACCAAAAAGGTATCCTCTATTTTCTATAGGATGTCATCATTAAACCACGACTGAATATATCACACTCTACAATAAATTCAGTCTAAAGAAGACCATCTATGTGATGTCTGCATTTTTTTGCCTCACCATCTTTATCATAGTCCCTCTTACTGTCTGCTTTAGACACCCAGTtcattttggtattttaaaaagagtatttcagctggtgtggtgactcacacccataatcccaacactttgtggggctgaggcaggagggctgcttaaagctaggagttcgagaccaccctagccaacagaatattaaaaagataataaatttaatgaaaaagaaaaaaagaattatttctctcgaggccaggagtttgagcaacatagaccctgtctctaaaaggaagaaaaagaaatcgctgggtgtggtggtgctttgctatagtcccagctactcgtgagactgaggcaggaggactgcttgagcctagaagttcaaggctgcggtgagctatgattgtgccactgcactccagcctgggcaacagaataagagctcatctcaaaaaaataatttcttcttgaaTTAAACTGCTCAATACAAACACTTCCTCCTGGTGACAGGCTGGTCTTTAGTGTACAACTGAGAACAAGACCGACCAACACATCATGCTTAATCATAATCCATTTGCAGTGAGGGCAGATCTGAATCGAATAGAACTCACAATGAGACTGTCCCAGTTTTCTCTGAGAATTAAATGTGCTGTTTTAAATCATCCCTCTTTCAACCATTACTCTTTTGCTCCACAATTAACAAAATACTTAATTCTCTGTTGGTTAGAATTCAACACTGTATAGCAAGACACAAAACAGTGTCTGTGTAGACTTCTTTATTAAGGGGGCTGCTGGTGTAGAACTGTCTACCCAACTAGACAAAAGTCCAGACATGATGTAAACAATCCACTCTCCCCAACAATAAATGTACCGTTCACATATCCTTTCTCAGTAAGGGCATACTCTTTTGAGACAAAGACTGCTTCAAGTATTAAATGAACTTACACAAAggcgtataatatataattatctaCCATTTTCTCTTTGCATACAAATGAAACAATTGAAGTTTTTCAGTCTTCTGCTGAATGCATTTTTAGGAGCTGCCCTAACTATGCTCTGAGCAAGCAAGTATATAGAGTCTTGGGAGAGTCTCATGACACATGAGACTACAACTGAGTATCTGTTCCCAGGACAGAATCCCCAGCCAGGGAGACTTGACCAGACTTGAATTGAACCCCAGGAACCAAAAAATGGAGGGGCAGGGTGGATTTCATTCTCTAAAGCAGCTGATGACTGCCTGAGGTGGAAGGTATAAACTAATCTCCCTGGGATATAACAAGTATTTAAAAAAGgattttctacaatgaaaatgGTTTTCTTTAAGACATTTCCAAATACTGAATATCAAGGCCAAATTAATTCCATGAGAAACTAATCTTTCAATTATTATCTCTGCCACCCTTCATTCTTTtattaaagagattttttaaaaagtatacagaaTTTCTCTTTCATTAATAATATTTACCGTGCCCATCAGAACTCCActaatgggccgggcacggtggttcacacctgtaatcccagcactttgggaggccgaggtgggccaatcgcctgaggtcaggagttcgagaccagcctggccaatatggtgaaaccccatctctactaaaaatacaaaaattagccaggtgtggtggtgcacatctgtaatcccagctactcaggaggctgaggcatgagaatcgtctgaacccgggaagtggaggttgcagtgagctgacatcgcaccactgcactccagcccgaaaagagcgtgagactctgtctcaaacaaacaaaaacaaaacaaaaaaaacctccacTAATGAAAAAGGTGGTGAAAAACAATGTGTGGTTACTAATCAACAACcaaaaccacacctggctaggacCCAGCAAAGCAGGGGACCAGCTAGTTTTGCTGGAGGCTTGGGCAAGGGCAGCAAAACTGCCAACCTGACTTGGTGCCCTTGGTGCCTTAACTCCTCCAGAAGCTAAGATGGAGGAGTAGAGAGGCAGAGAACACACGGATTTTCAACTTCTCCTCCAacacccctgccccccaccacaGCCTGACAGTCTCCTGCAGGAGTAGCAGCAGCTGTGGCTGCTGGTCTCCAAGATCATCAAGAGATACACCTGGAGAAGGCTGAGGTCACCAGAGAGGGGGCTGAAACAGTGTTTTCAGCTGAGTACGGAGTGGCCACAGACTGCTAGAAAAGTACACGTGGCAGTTACCATGGAAACGAAGTGGCCAGATGCTGAAGAAAAAAGAGTTGCCCCTGCTCACTGTGGGACCAGTTGGATGTTGGGCCCTTGATggacagaagagaaaatggaaacctCAATGGAGGCACCCACCACTGCTGTGTCTGGAGTTAACGTGTGTGCTAAGAAACTGTCTTTGAATTACTTCAAAGGCTGAATTCTCAGAAGGCTGCTCCCCAGTTATCACATTCTTCCATGTCAAAAGCCCCTGATAAGTATGGAACCTAAAGAGATGTAGCTGATCACATAGAGCATAAACTTTGTTTCTGGGCAAGAAGCTCCCCTAAACCTCTTGCTTTGTAAGAAGTAGAAGGAAGCAAACTTGCCTTAGTGATCAGTTGCGACAGTGACTGATGACCCTAAATATAATCTCCCATACTctgcaggaaaaagaaatctcaaCTCAGTGATAAAATGATCTCCAGCTCCCAACACTTAACCACTGTCCTAGGCCTGATGCGCCTTGAAGAAATACAGCACTGGGGATTAGAGGATgaactttctctttttattttcagtttcacCTCCTCAGTCTCAGCTTTCTTATTTTAAGAGCTGGCCCCGTTTGTCTGGCTGAATGGATTATCTACCCCCACCATCCTTAATGTATTTCCAGAGGTCTCTAATGAAGACCCTGAGCTTAGAAAACTCAAAACCAGTGCTgcttttactcaggttgattttcttctattcttctttcttcagcagattaggggccaggcacggtggctcaggcctgtaatcccagcactgtgggaggccgaggcaggtggatcacctgaggtcaggagtttgagaccagcctggccaacatggtgaaacaccatggctactaaaaatacaaaaattagccgggtgtggtggtgcatgcctgtagtcccagctactcaggaggctgaggcaggagaattgcttgaacctaggaggtggaggttgcagtgaggtgagactgtgccactgcactctagtctggatgacagagcaagactccgtctcaaaggaaaaaaaaaaaaggaatacaaaagagatggagaaagcaGTAAACAGTAGTATAATTTAAGAAGCTGACCCCAGAATATATTCTGTATTCCCATGTTTCTTCTATGGGGTTTTACTTCCTTTCAGCAACTTCTTCAAAGAGGCAGTTTATTCTGCAGTACACTTGTTAAGTCTCCTCTGAACATCCTAGAAAGGTTTTTCCATCAGAGCCTCTATCCAACTGGTTCCATTCATTAGTTTAGTGGTGGCAATGACATATTCTGTACCTCCATCTTCCAACTGGGAGAGAAATCGCAGGGCAGCAATTTCAGCGAAGGTTACGCCCCCAAGGAAAAATATCAGAGTCACTCGGTTTTCTCCCGGTTGACCTAAAATTTGAAcatttcagaattaaaaactatttattaTTAATGCTTCTCTTCCCACCTCTTCAAACATTTTATCATTCATAAGAATAAACAAGTGCCTTCATCCAGACAGTTCATCTGAAACCTAAGAATACTGATTTTGatctcaacatttttttttaacttctgagaTTCTCAACACAGAAGTTGAAAGCTGCTACCCCTCAGGGAATAATCCGATTCGAGTTCTTACTATATACATTAGCAACGAACAAAAGAGGTGTATTTAATTCTGACTCCTAAGTGCTTTACTAAGTATTTTACAAAGCAACTGTACAATACCTGAAAACCACACTAACAGTACATAATCATCTGTAGATGCTGGACTGGGACTTACGTTTCTTCTGCAGTCCTGTGGGCAGTGGCTGCCGCTCCTCAAAGTGGGGCCCTGGGAGGATGCGGAGGACCTCCTCGATGCTCCGCCAGCCAGGCCGGGAAAGCAGCTGGGCCAGCCGCACACTGAGCGGGGCATACCCACTGTACACATAGGATATGTCCGTGGGGTTCTGTGAGATAATTAAAGAACAAAAACCCTATAGATACAGAGACTTAGAGCTACCTGACTG
The Gorilla gorilla gorilla isolate KB3781 chromosome 10, NHGRI_mGorGor1-v2.1_pri, whole genome shotgun sequence genome window above contains:
- the LOC129525904 gene encoding uncharacterized protein, whose translation is MPASSTVHVLQVLRELLAFVLLSYTVLIGALLLAGWTTYFLVLK